Within Triticum dicoccoides isolate Atlit2015 ecotype Zavitan chromosome 1B, WEW_v2.0, whole genome shotgun sequence, the genomic segment TATTAGTAGCAAATTTTTTCTTCAAAATGCAACTACGTCTTACTTAGTGAGAAAAATCCTCTAACAAACTAGAAATCATATCCAGTATAGGAATTTAGCAACCACAAAAGAACTATAAATTAATCCACCTCGAGACACCTTTTCAAAGGAAAACAATGATTCTTGTAGTACGTAAAATACTTGTCAAATGCAAGAAAACCATAGTCGTTCTCGTCAAACCGCAAATAGAATCCCGGGTGCCAATGCACCAATGTAAAAGACAAAAGAAAACACAAATGTGAAATAGTCCAGTATATTATGTTCGAGCACTACTGTCCTAATTAAAGTCTGAACTCACCAACAATAATCTATCAAATCTGTGCCTTAGCCTGATGAAGTCTTGGGCTTCTTCGAATCGTTTTTGAAACAAGAGACTTCTTCGCTTTTTTCTCTTTTGCAATGAAGTCAACGCACTTGTTCTTCAACTGGAGGCAATTGTACATGTCAGCGCAAGCCTGAATATCTTTAACTGTATCCATTGACACATTATCCCATAACTTTTGAGCACACATAAGCTTTAGCCGGTCTAGTGCGTACCGATCGGCAGCGGCAAGTAAGTCAAACAATACCTCATTGgaattggaggggttatcctctgtaGTAATAGGAAACTCATCTGTGTATATGAACAGAAGCAAATATTTGAATGTTGAAGGTGTGATATCGAGCAGTGTGATGGATGCCATTGTAGCTTCGGCCATGGACCCAAAGAGCTCTGCCTTGAAGACGGGTGAGCGGGCTGCAAGAATAGCTCGGTTCACGGGGAATGTCTCGCCGTCGACGGTAAACGACACGTCCGTCCCATATGCCTGATCCAGTAAGCAGCCGATATGGTTCCTGATGTCGGATGGGGGCACGGTGACAGGGGTAGCATCACGCATGACCATGATGGTGCATACGAACGTGACGTGCCCTTGAATAACATAGTCTTCCTCGAGGACCGTTCTTTCCACAAACCGATGCCACCCCCAGTCGTCCATGATTGTGAACTCGTGAAGGTAAGTCCTGACTCGTGTTTCTGATGGCTGGTCATCTCTATCCTTTATGAAGGCGACGAAGCTGGCGCGTACGCTTTTGGAATCGCTCATGTGCTTAAGGAAGATGGAGACATAGTTTCCCTTGTGCTCTTGGGAGTAGAGTACGGGCCCCCGCGGGTAACAGTCGATCCTCCACAGGTGTTGGCCGACGGAGACGACCTCGGACGAGACGACCTCGTCGATGGCAAGGTGCTTGACTTGCTCGTAGTTGACCTTGAAGTGGACGGAAGCAGAATCCACCGCAGTGGTGGTCGTCGACGCCGGCGGTACAGCGATTCTTGTGCTTTCTTCTTTACTCACTGTATATGATCATATCAAACAGTTAGGTACACCAGTTCTCGAACTGGGAGATCGAAAGAAAAGATTTAGACATTACTAGACGATCCAAACGAGAGGGCACTCACTGGCGGCCGGATTGGCGGTGGCGATCGGAGTTGGCGGCCGCAGTAGCCGCCGCGGTCCTTGCCGGAGCCGTCGTGCACCAGATGTGCGGGCTCGCTCCTGGGTCCTTAGGGTTCGATCTACCACCGTCCCCAACCTATTGCGCTTTTTTCTCCAGAAGAAGAGTCCTATTTTTTTTTCCAACCGGGCTCACAACCCCTTTCCATTAATTTTGCAATCAACGGAAATACACAAGTCTTTATCCAAGTTCATCACCCAACTCAAAACAGATAAAATCTTCTTAGGCGAAATGAGACTGAAAAGGAGGGAGCGAGTTGGCGCATCACCAGGAAACCCACCGCGTGATGATCCTGGAACGGACCACCAGCCATGGGGCGAAAACCTGATGACACTTACAAGCCATCTGCTCAGAACACAAAGTATCAAAAAACAACCCAAGGTGAAACATCTATCAGACTCCAGCGACTAGGTAAAACAGTCGCAGTACAGATCACCAGCGGGCATCAAACCCCAGTGGGACGCGAGGTAGAAGCCGCCAGACGCTGATCGCGTCTAGCCAATCTGCAAACCATCTCTGTCTCCCAAGAGCAGCCTGTCTCGAGGGAAGGATCTGTCCGTCAGTGCCGCAGCAGCATGCGCCAATCTCTTCACACCTGCCTGGAGCTTCACCCTGTCCTCTTCCTTCAGCAAACCTGCCCAATACATCATAAAAGAGCATGCCGTGAAAACAGCCTCCAGAGGGGATCGAACGACATGCTTATCAAACGTAACTTTATTACGGAGAATCCAAATCCCCCAACATATCGCAGCAATTATCATCATATATAAATGCTTCCCACCCGGAAAGAATTTATAAATCCAAGAAAAACTTTGCCAAAGGGAGCGAGGGCAGCAAGATGCCCCTGTTGTCATGCCCAGCGTCCCCCAAACTGAACGAGCGAGCGAGCATGAGAAAAACAAATGGTTTGCCGTTTCAACATTAGTACAGAAGGAGCAAATGGGATTTCCAGGCCAATTTCTGGCACACATGTTATCATGGGTAAGGATGGCATTTTGAAATAGTTGCTAAAGGAAAATCTTAATCTTTAGCGGGATAGGTGCTTTCCACACCATTTTATAGTTAGGACCTGACAGGTTTCTCTCCAGCCACTCGTACAAGGATTTAGTGGTAAATTTTCCTTTACCACCAAGGGACCAAGAAATCTTGTCTGGGGATTCATTCAACGTCAGCTTTTTAGCTTCCATGACCATCCAAGCCCATTGATCACCCAGTGTCCCAACTAATCTGCGTCTGAAGCCAATCTCATAGTTACTCGCAGCCCAGGATGCAACAGTGCAATCCTGATCCTGGCAGATACTGAACAAGTCAGGAAAATGATCTTTCAATATAATGTTTTCGATCCACGGGTCATACCAGACCCTAGTAAGGTTCCTGCTCTCAATGTTAACCTTTCTACCAGCCATATACGGATCTTTGACTTTCATAATGGCTTTCCAGCAGGGGGAGTCCGAGAAGCGACTCCGGATGTTAGCTACTGTCTTGTTCCTGAAGTATCTAGCTCGAATAATACGTTGCCATAAACCATCACTCGTTTCCAGTTTCCACCACCACTTAGAGAGCAGGGCAATATTTTGTTTATGAAGATTTTTAATCCCTAAACCCCCAATCCTCTTGGATCTGCAAACTCTCGTCCATTTAACCATATGATAACCATGTTTCTTATTCTTTCTCCTCCAAAAGAAACGTCTGTGATGTTTGTCCAGCTTCTCAATAAAAGTTTTATTAAAGAGAAACATCGACATGAGAAAAGATGGGATCCCATTCAAACTGGATCCCAATAAGGTCAGTCTGCCACCAGATGATGCCGCGTAAGCCACCAAGGCATCAAGCTTTTTGATCATTTTACCATCAAGGAAGTCCAGATCAACATTCCTGAGAGTGGAATAGGTAACAGGGACCCCCAGATATTTCATAGGCAGAGTCCCCACTTGGCATCCAAACATGTTCGCATAGATTAAGTCAGTATCATTATCACCCCCAATACTGAAAATTTCGCTCTTTTCAAAGTTGATCTTAAGTCCTGACATAAGCTCAAAGAGATACAACAAGAGTTTGATGTTGACAGCCTTGTCAACATCATGTTCAAAGCACAGCaccgtatcatcagcatattgcaagATGCCCACCCCATCCTCAATAAGATCAGCAGCTAAACCTTTGACCAGGCCATTCTTCTGAGCTGCCAGCACCATTTTAGTCAGGCATTCGGCTGCTAAATTGAACAGGAAGGGGGAGTGAGGATCTCCCTGTCTCACCCCCTTAGCACTTTGAATATAGGGCCCCACCTCATCATTGATCTTGACACTAACCGTGCCATTTTTTAGGATCTGAGAGACCCATCCACACCACTTGGGATTAGACCCGCGCTTTTCATGACAATCAAGCAAAAaatcccagtttactttgtcataaGCCTTCTCGAAATCAAGCTTGAAAACTACTCCGACTTGTTTTTTGACATGAGTATAGTGCATAATCTCATGCAAAGATAGTATACCATCCACAATATGCCTCCCTTTAATAAAGGCATTCTGCTGGATACTAAACAGCTTATGGGCATATTTGCTAGCTCTAATATCCATGGCTTTGGTGAGCAGCTTATACGGGTAGCGCAGCAGACAAATGGGCCTATACTGCTGGATTCTACTTGCATTGCTTGACTTAGGTAGCAAGGTAATGATACCATAGTTAAGTCTTTGCACATCTAACTTGTCAGCGTGAAACCACTCAAATAAGCATAACAGATCCTGAGCTACAACATCCCAGCAATGTTGATAGAATTCAACAGGGATATCATCAGGTCCGGGGGCACGGTTAGACCTCATCTCAAATAGAGCATGCTTAATCTCCTCCAAAGAGAAAGGTCGAGTCAAGTCTTCATTCTCCTCCAGGGAAATCAGCTCATCCTGGGACCATAAGGTTGCATCGATCTGGCAAATATTGCCAGGGGCTGATCCAAATAGGTCTCTATAATACTCAGTAGCATGTGCAAGTAGGTTTTTGGTCCCTTCCACAACAGTGGACCCGCATTCCAAGGAAACCATGGAATTTTTCCTACGACGACCATTAGCCACTTTATGAAAAAAGTCAGTGTTATTGTCTCCTTTCAAAAGCCACCTTTCATTAGACAtctggtgccaatggagctcttcctCAACATACATATTGTTGAGCTCCACTAAAATATCCAACTTCCTTTTATATGCATCCCCACACAACCCATCGTCCTCCTCTAGTCTCTCGAGCTCCTGAAGTTCGAGCTTGATAATATTTTTTCTGATCCTATTGTGCCCAAACAGATTGGATCCCCAACCTTTAAAAAATGTCTTAATCCTTTTCAATTCAATGTTTAAGATGTCAATAGGGTTTACAGTGTAAACCAGCCTAGACCAGATTTCAGTAACCAAAGGGAGGAAATCTGGATTCTTGAGCCATGCATTATCAAACCTAAAGCACCTATTGCCTGGTGCTCTGGATGGGGCTCTCCCACCATTCATCATCAAAGGATTGTGGTCAGACTTGTCCTTTACCAGTTTATGAACATTAGCTAGAGGGTATAAATCCTCCCAATCAGGGGACATAAGGACCCTATCAAGTTTTTCCAACGTAGGGTTATCTTGTTTGTTGGACCAAGTGTAACGACCACCAGCCATATGAATCTCCCTCAATCCAAGTAAGTGAATAACACAGTTGAACACATCTGAAAAATGGGACAGGggcgtttttttgtttttctctccACTATGTCGAATGATATTAAAATCACCACCGACCAGATATGGTATACTGACCCTGTGGCACATAGCCGACAGTTCAGCAATGAATTCAGGCTTCTGCTCATCATGCGCAGCGCCATACACAGTCATCAAGGACCAATGACAGTTTTTGCTCTTATCAAACAAGTTCAACTGCAGTATGAATTTACCACACATAGTATTAATGATATCAAAGCTATCCTTCTTGATACCACAGAGAATACCTCCGGATTTCCCCCTCGAAGGGGCCCATTCCCATCGAAACCTATCTTGGGGGTCAATCTTTCTAAAAAAGGTAGAGTCATAGGATTCTTTCATAGTCTCTTGCAGCCCAATAAAGTCAAGATTGTTGCCATTAATCATGTCAACAATACAGGTGGACATACCTTTTTTACCCACACTCCTACAATTCCAAAAAATTCCTTTCATTTATATCGATCAGGTTTATCCCTCACTCTGGTAGGTCTGCCAGGATCCATGGCAGCCCTACTCACACCCTTTTTTTGCTGACTTCTAGTCATGGGTCTGCTGGACTTATTAGGAgaaaatgccaccaccattttcttGTATGGATTTTTCTTCTTTCTATTTTTAGACTGAACCAGGGTAAAAGGTTCTTCTACCTCTCTATTATCATCATCCCAATCTAAGGATAGAGGCACATCATTTCCTAAACCATCATTGATGGTAATATTCTGGGGATTAGAATTTAAATTCTTTTCTTGTAACATATTTCTAGAAATCTCTAATTCCCGCAAGATATCAATAGTATCAAAGTCATCATCAGGGATTTGCACTCCCATCAGGGACGCACGCAATATAATAGCAGTATCAGACAAAGCAGAGAACTGATTTTTTGAATTGGGCATGTTCGTACCTTTCAAGTTGCGTTTCCTCATCCTGTTGGCAGCCACATCACCCACATTCTCCAGCTTCTGTTTCTGCCTGCGCGGAGCATCCTCCTCACAGGCCATACTGTCATGAATCGGTGACCCAGATGGATACTCAACCGTATAAGTGCTACAGTTTTCTCCTCCTTGCACGCACCCTTCCTATAGAGGCATGATATGAGGCAGGGATGGCCACACCACATAGTCTGATAGGAGAGGAAATG encodes:
- the LOC119350046 gene encoding BTB/POZ and MATH domain-containing protein 1-like produces the protein MALSKEESTRIAVPPASTTTTAVDSASVHFKVNYEQVKHLAIDEVVSSEVVSVGQHLWRIDCYPRGPVLYSQEHKGNYVSIFLKHMSDSKSVRASFVAFIKDRDDQPSETRVRTYLHEFTIMDDWGWHRFVERTVLEEDYVIQGHVTFVCTIMVMRDATPVTVPPSDIRNHIGCLLDQAYGTDVSFTVDGETFPVNRAILAARSPVFKAELFGSMAEATMASITLLDITPSTFKYLLLFIYTDEFPITTEDNPSNSNEVLFDLLAAADRYALDRLKLMCAQKLWDNVSMDTVKDIQACADMYNCLQLKNKCVDFIAKEKKAKKSLVSKTIRRSPRLHQAKAQI